DNA from Deltaproteobacteria bacterium:
GGTTCGGTCTTCCGAGGTCCCTTGACAGGGGATCCTTCAGCTTCTATACTCCGAAGGGTTATGATCCTGCTGGGTTCGGTCTGCATTGCTGCGTTTGAAGCTTTGCCGGGCATGGCTCAAACAAGAAGCTGCACGACCTGCAGACAGATACAGCGATTGCGAAAAGGGCAGTTTATTGATGGGCACTAAACAAGAAAGGAAAGAAAAAGAAAGGATTACGACCAATGGCACGACCCTACCGCCTTGCATTGCTTATCATGTTGACGGCCGCCTTTTTCACCTTTTCATCCAGCGCCATTGCCGGCGAAACTTCCGCAGATTTTTCCCCATCTTCCATCTTCTGTAAGGACAGAATCACTTTCCAGGTGGTATCGGGTGTCCTTGCTTCGCCCTTTGCCCTCGCCGCAAGGACCCTCGTCTTGGACTATGCCCAGACCAATATCCGCATCGGGCGCATGCTGAACGATCCCCAGGAGAGGAAATACTGGTTCAGGGGGAACACGGAGGTCATCTTCGAAATCTCAAATTCCTATATATTCAAGGGATTCGGCCACTACATCGGGGGAATTACCGGGCTGGTGAGATACAACTTCGTTCACCCCGATTCCCGTTTCATCCCATACATACAGGGTGGGGTGGGGATCGTGTACAACGACGCATACAAAGACATGACACAGCGGGCCATCGGGCAGGCCATCGAATTCACTCCCCAGGCCAGTGTGGGTTTCAGGTACATTCTCAACAAACACTGGTCCCTTGATGCCGAGGCCATGTTCCATCACATTTCCAATGCCCGCT
Protein-coding regions in this window:
- a CDS encoding acyloxyacyl hydrolase, with protein sequence MARPYRLALLIMLTAAFFTFSSSAIAGETSADFSPSSIFCKDRITFQVVSGVLASPFALAARTLVLDYAQTNIRIGRMLNDPQERKYWFRGNTEVIFEISNSYIFKGFGHYIGGITGLVRYNFVHPDSRFIPYIQGGVGIVYNDAYKDMTQRAIGQAIEFTPQASVGFRYILNKHWSLDAEAMFHHISNARLAERNWGINAFGGFIGLTYYTDWLYTGSLLKKLMGE